A single Nicotiana tabacum cultivar K326 chromosome 5, ASM71507v2, whole genome shotgun sequence DNA region contains:
- the LOC142181084 gene encoding uncharacterized protein LOC142181084 has translation MNSWGRQYLAYSGQKHLAPMIAAEIFRALTACKAGGDFFEGCNLLLQMWMIEHLYHRPQYMSYGSTEKNCIEEFYTRVDGFSQPEEVTKWISHLRSITADQIEWMFGWLPIDEIVYMPATGPHFLLMGLKSIQPFAPYRVLRQLGRCQIVPKDEDLSAQVVKIGPDGQFHEAAVRHIGSEYQYLTANTCVRDLSKGEVSSGYLAWYRREIEFGRPAKRPHLQEFVEASQAQWDWLAKENEYRDTISKLEKQVKDLQFENGLQATADEGKKKTLAKENEAFRAQIREMKIATGNPARSAKDEKPIKNLRQKVSEYGFDLNKAEGELTRARTKLAKNAEERECLVKALKGKYDNEVVGLKKRVTIFGNKMIKQAKDF, from the coding sequence ATGaatagctggggtcgtcagtaccttgcttactcaggccaaaagcacctcgcacccatgatagcaGCTGAAATCTTCCgtgctctcacagcctgcaaagccggaggagacttttttgaagggtgcaacttgttgctacagatgtggatgattgaacatctataTCATCGTCCTCAATACATGAGctatgggtcgacagagaaaaactgcatagaggaattttataCAAGGGTCGACGGGTTTAGCCAGCCAGAAGAGGTCACAAAATGGATATCACATCTCCGTTCCATCACTGCAGACCAAATAGAATGGATGTTCGGGTGGCTTCCTATAGATGAAATCGTATACATGCCAGCTACTGGACCTCACTTCCTCCTGATGGGTCTCAAAAGTATCCAGCCTTTTGCcccataccgggttttgagacagttggggagatgtcaaatagttccaaaagaTGAAGACCTTAGTGCTCAGGTAGTCAAGATTGGTCCTGATggtcagtttcatgaagcagcagtccgccaTATTGGGAGCGAGTATCAGTACCTGACGGCAAATACCTGTGTGCGCGATCtatccaaaggtgaagtttcaTCAGGttaccttgcttggtatagaagggaaattgagtttggaaggccggccaaaagaccccatcttcaaGAATTTGTCGAGGCGTCACAAgcgcaatgggattggttggccaaagaaaatgaatataGGGATACCATAAGCAAGCTGGAGAAGCAAGTCAAGGaccttcaattcgagaatggttTACAAGCCACCGCAGATGAGGGTAAGAAGAAAACGTTAGCCAAGGAAAATGAAGCCTTTCGAGCCCAGATTCGAGAAATGAAAATAGCAACTGGAAATCCTGCCAGAAGTGCAAAAGATGAAAAGCCTATAAAGAACCTTAGGCAGAAGGTGAGTGAGTATGGTTTTGACTTGAACAAGGCGGAGGGTGAATTAACAAGGGCTCGAACAAAATTGGCTAAGAATGCGGAAGAACGAGAGTGCTTGGTTAAAGCGTTAAAAGGAAAATATGACAATGAGgttgtggggttgaagaaaagggtcaccATCTTTgggaacaaaatgatcaagcaagcaAAAGATTTTTAA